A portion of the uncultured Fibrobacter sp. genome contains these proteins:
- the cdaA gene encoding diadenylate cyclase CdaA, producing the protein MILFKLFGIIDVRPADILDVLLISIIIYYIFLLFRGTRAAQMIFGGLLLILAWIIAQWWELHTVVWLISNLATLGIIALVILFQPEIRSALTRIGQAASKLDFHNLFFHSSGLDEITKTIASAAQDLAKTHTGALIVLEKRVGLRNYADTGEILDARISSRLLRALFFPNSALHDGAVIMNSKRIVAAGCILPMPTGNAEKEAGYGMRHRAAKALAAECDALVIVVSEETGYISIAYRNTLRRNISVAELKQEIIRHWGELFNDVRESAKAETAEEKAS; encoded by the coding sequence ATGATTCTGTTTAAGCTATTCGGAATCATCGATGTGCGTCCGGCGGATATTCTGGACGTGCTCCTGATATCCATCATCATCTACTACATCTTCTTGCTTTTCCGCGGCACCCGCGCCGCCCAGATGATTTTCGGTGGATTACTCTTGATTCTCGCCTGGATTATTGCGCAGTGGTGGGAACTCCATACCGTCGTGTGGCTTATCAGCAACCTTGCAACCCTCGGCATTATCGCGCTCGTGATTCTTTTCCAGCCCGAAATTCGAAGCGCCCTGACCCGTATCGGTCAGGCCGCCAGTAAACTCGATTTCCACAACCTGTTTTTCCATTCAAGCGGTCTCGACGAAATCACCAAGACCATCGCGAGCGCCGCCCAGGATTTGGCAAAGACCCACACAGGTGCATTGATCGTGCTTGAAAAGCGCGTGGGACTCCGTAACTACGCCGACACCGGTGAAATTTTGGATGCTCGCATTAGCTCAAGACTTTTACGAGCCCTCTTCTTCCCGAATTCCGCGTTACACGACGGTGCCGTCATCATGAACAGCAAGAGAATTGTTGCGGCCGGCTGTATCTTGCCTATGCCCACGGGTAACGCCGAAAAAGAAGCGGGCTACGGCATGCGCCACCGCGCCGCCAAGGCTTTGGCCGCCGAATGTGACGCACTTGTAATCGTGGTGTCAGAAGAAACGGGCTACATCTCTATCGCCTACCGTAACACGCTGCGCAGAAACATCAGCGTCGCCGAACTCAAGCAAGAAATTATCCGCCACTGGGGCGAGCTCTTTAACGATGTCCGCGAATCGGCGAAGGCCGAAACCGCCGAAGAAAAAGCGAGCTGA
- a CDS encoding SUMF1/EgtB/PvdO family nonheme iron enzyme: MANENEEQLKNKRKKKNIAILVLMFLLLVTLFIVQCHLDQIKQEALAKEQETALEMQRRHTLDSLRALEQARADSIRMADSLARLNADSLRIADSLRIADSLRVADSLAALKNNVNRDSIRHVRDSLNRIKDSLAAIDKARADSLQRIADSLAALEKAKADSLEKKRIQDSIRAADQVPPVAEIAPPAGRYYDPIKLKVKCEEIKCKTFLSIGDTLHPQEAGKAMEYNKTGSVFYYAMDSVGNRTAWEEAKYDMASDNICGKNAYPVPLGGKTVCVDAYEYPNKADELPRDMVSQEQAASLCQQEGKHLCSLAEWQAACKSKDNTRYSYGDSYKQNKCNTNTKAAKRSGRKEQCRSWYGMYDMNGNLWEWTSTTSKDHPNMYLVAGGAWNTNNESKCTDNKFSFYPQNQYPNVGFRCCK, from the coding sequence ATGGCAAACGAAAACGAAGAACAGTTGAAGAATAAGCGCAAAAAAAAGAACATCGCGATTCTCGTGTTGATGTTCCTATTGCTGGTGACGCTCTTTATTGTGCAGTGCCACCTGGACCAAATCAAGCAAGAAGCCCTTGCCAAGGAACAGGAAACGGCACTCGAAATGCAACGCAGACACACGCTCGACAGTCTCCGAGCCCTTGAACAGGCCCGCGCCGACAGCATCCGCATGGCAGATTCACTGGCAAGGCTCAACGCCGACAGCCTTAGAATCGCAGACAGTCTCCGTATAGCCGATAGCCTCCGCGTAGCAGATTCGCTTGCTGCCCTCAAGAACAACGTGAACCGCGACAGCATCCGCCACGTACGCGACAGCCTGAACCGCATCAAGGATAGTCTTGCCGCAATCGACAAGGCTCGCGCCGATAGTCTACAGCGCATCGCCGATTCCCTGGCGGCTCTCGAAAAGGCCAAGGCTGACTCGCTCGAAAAGAAACGCATCCAGGACAGCATCCGCGCCGCCGACCAGGTGCCGCCCGTCGCCGAAATAGCTCCGCCCGCAGGTCGCTACTACGACCCGATCAAGCTCAAGGTCAAGTGCGAAGAAATCAAGTGCAAGACATTCCTCTCCATTGGCGACACGCTCCACCCCCAAGAAGCGGGAAAGGCGATGGAATACAACAAGACCGGTTCCGTTTTCTATTACGCCATGGACTCCGTGGGTAACCGCACCGCCTGGGAAGAAGCCAAGTACGACATGGCAAGCGACAACATTTGCGGCAAGAACGCCTACCCCGTTCCGCTCGGCGGCAAGACCGTTTGCGTAGACGCCTACGAATACCCGAACAAGGCTGACGAACTCCCCCGCGACATGGTGAGCCAGGAACAGGCCGCAAGTCTGTGCCAGCAGGAAGGCAAGCACCTCTGCAGCCTCGCCGAATGGCAAGCCGCCTGCAAGAGCAAGGACAACACGCGCTACAGCTACGGTGACAGCTACAAGCAGAACAAGTGCAACACCAACACCAAGGCCGCAAAACGCAGTGGCCGTAAGGAACAGTGCCGCAGCTGGTACGGCATGTACGACATGAACGGAAACCTCTGGGAATGGACCTCTACCACGAGCAAGGATCACCCGAACATGTACCTGGTCGCAGGCGGTGCGTGGAACACCAACAACGAAAGCAAGTGCACCGACAACAAGTTCAGCTTCTACCCGCAGAACCAGTACCCGAACGTCGGCTTCCGCTGCTGCAAGTAA
- the folP gene encoding dihydropteroate synthase, whose amino-acid sequence MFKEVLDHSRSLPWKIGNKVLPCKTPLIMGIVNVTPDSFFDGGKHNKPDAAYEHALMLLDQGAEILDIGGESSRPGSAPVSLQEELDRVCPVVERLAALAKSGYSSDGKPREFYISVDTVKAKVAEETMKLGAHIINDISACAMDPNMLQTVADTKAAVVLNHIRGNFGTMQQDFKPYTNVVQEVREELLSQVKKLLDLGVEREKICIDPGIGFGKTAQDNIDLMKSTEEFLKDGYPVLIGTSRKSYIGKMPGLETSDRLIPTVTAGIIAVLGGASCIRVHDVKEAKESLLYLEALRNDSV is encoded by the coding sequence ATGTTCAAAGAAGTTCTGGATCATAGTCGTTCTCTCCCCTGGAAAATCGGGAACAAGGTTTTGCCCTGCAAGACCCCGCTAATCATGGGTATCGTGAACGTGACTCCGGACAGTTTTTTTGACGGTGGCAAGCACAACAAGCCTGACGCTGCCTACGAACACGCCTTGATGCTCCTAGACCAGGGTGCCGAAATTCTGGACATCGGTGGCGAAAGCAGCCGCCCAGGAAGCGCACCAGTCAGCCTGCAAGAAGAACTGGACCGCGTATGCCCCGTGGTAGAACGCCTCGCCGCCCTCGCCAAAAGCGGCTACAGCAGCGACGGTAAGCCCCGCGAGTTCTACATTTCGGTCGACACGGTCAAGGCGAAAGTCGCCGAAGAAACCATGAAGCTCGGCGCACACATCATCAACGACATTAGCGCCTGCGCCATGGACCCGAACATGCTCCAGACCGTCGCAGACACCAAGGCCGCCGTGGTTCTCAACCACATCCGCGGAAACTTCGGTACCATGCAGCAGGACTTCAAGCCGTACACGAACGTGGTGCAGGAAGTCCGCGAAGAACTCCTGTCGCAGGTGAAAAAGCTTCTGGACCTCGGAGTCGAGCGCGAAAAGATTTGCATCGATCCAGGCATCGGATTCGGGAAAACCGCGCAGGACAACATCGACTTGATGAAATCGACCGAAGAATTCCTGAAAGACGGCTACCCCGTTCTTATAGGCACCTCGCGCAAGTCCTACATCGGAAAGATGCCGGGACTCGAAACGAGCGACCGCCTGATTCCGACCGTAACGGCAGGAATCATTGCCGTACTCGGTGGAGCAAGCTGCATCCGCGTGCACGACGTGAAAGAGGCCAAGGAATCCCTGCTTTATCTGGAGGCGTTAAGAAATGATTCTGTTTAA